The proteins below come from a single Chryseobacterium bernardetii genomic window:
- a CDS encoding T9SS type A sorting domain-containing protein: protein MKAKLIFLAFLLFNLLNIKAQCTPTITSPRLGALFADKILFCESEDEILSTTQTYSTYQWYKQEWTWQTPNNNPWEAIPGATSQQLTINGNDQLYYFKVEVTQGDCTAESPAVMADGYVYGLPAMISTFIPGTYEIVDGGIAHVCNEAPVTFEDVFPLVYGAHTWFKCVPTTMAPFTGDPCVVPNQSGDTFTTSEPGEYGFYACTEYCPNQCQMLDPFAFVKLEYGNWDFCGNLGTGETVKPKENKLNIYPNPTAQFLYIGKESEEYKEIAIMDMSGKLVLKKNGHQYKQAIDVSHLIPGNYIVISKSVKGEVYKNKLIKK from the coding sequence ATGAAAGCAAAACTGATTTTTTTAGCATTTTTATTGTTCAACCTTCTGAATATAAAGGCGCAGTGCACCCCTACCATTACCAGTCCAAGATTAGGAGCTCTATTCGCAGATAAGATCCTGTTCTGTGAGAGTGAAGATGAAATACTCTCCACTACACAAACCTATTCCACTTATCAGTGGTACAAACAGGAATGGACATGGCAGACTCCTAATAACAACCCATGGGAAGCCATTCCCGGAGCTACCTCACAACAGCTGACAATTAATGGTAATGACCAGCTGTATTATTTTAAAGTAGAAGTGACACAAGGAGATTGTACAGCAGAAAGCCCGGCAGTAATGGCAGATGGATATGTTTACGGCCTTCCCGCTATGATTTCTACCTTTATTCCGGGAACTTATGAAATTGTAGACGGTGGAATAGCCCATGTATGTAATGAGGCACCAGTAACGTTTGAGGATGTTTTTCCTTTAGTATATGGCGCTCATACCTGGTTCAAATGTGTGCCGACAACTATGGCACCATTTACAGGAGATCCTTGTGTAGTTCCTAATCAGTCTGGAGATACCTTCACCACTTCTGAGCCAGGAGAATATGGTTTCTATGCCTGTACAGAATATTGCCCCAATCAGTGCCAGATGTTAGACCCTTTTGCTTTTGTAAAACTGGAATATGGTAACTGGGATTTCTGTGGGAACTTAGGAACAGGAGAAACTGTAAAACCTAAGGAAAACAAATTAAATATATACCCCAACCCCACAGCACAGTTTCTTTATATCGGAAAAGAATCAGAAGAATATAAAGAGATTGCCATTATGGATATGTCCGGAAAACTGGTTCTTAAGAAAAACGGCCATCAATACAAACAAGCTATTGATGTAAGCCATTTGATACCAGGAAATTATATTGTCATTTCCAAAAGTGTTAAAGGCGAAGTTTATAAAAATAAATTGATAAAGAAATAA
- a CDS encoding efflux RND transporter permease subunit: MLKKIIDRPVLATVISLIIVILGIIGLNQLAVTRFPDISPPTITVSGSYPGGNSETVIRSVVTPLEEQINGVEDMSYMKSTASNDGTFTISVIFKQGVNADQAAVNVQNRVQQATPILPQEVVRMGLTTSKQQNSMVLIFNIYTEDNKQYDETFLQNFANINLIPQIKRVKGVGQAQIFGIKDYSMRIWLNPQKMASYGLEPADVSSAIADHSLESAPGKLGEESDAALEYVIRYKGKKNKPEQYENMVVKNDRTNVIRLKDVARVEFGSINNSGDNLSNGKNAVTVAIMQTTGSNANEIEIGVNKAIDQLSKSFPPGIKYTKVMSTKERLDEATGQVKSTLIEAFILVFIVVFVFLQDFRSTIIPAIAVPVAIIGTFFFLLVLGFTINVLTLFALVLAIGIVVDDAIVVVEAVHSNMEGTDLSGRDATHKAMSEITGAVISITLVMSAVFIPIGFMSGSAGLFYKQFAYTLAIAIIISAVNALTLTPALCAVFLKNHHTEEGGKAKGFGQRFAVAFNAGFNNMTERYAKGVRFLIGKKWIAAGLVAGIIGLSAWLMSSTTKSFVPMEDDGFFIYSLSMPPGTGLTKTTEVSNKINAILKTIDAVQENTSITGFNLLSNSAGPAYAMGFVKLKPKKERGAVQDIDEIMNIVNGKLSVIKEGSVMSFRMPPVEGYGVTNDAEIVLQDRMGRDPQVLKAKADDVIGQLMQVPEVAYAYTMFRADYPQLELEVNEDKAKQLGVSISNLLGSVQTYFSGDQSQNFSRFGKFYRVNIKADGVFRMDEQAFNDIFVKNSKGEMVPANTLITLKKVYGPESVQRYNLYNSLNINVVPKPGISNGALMDKIEPTLNKLPSDYSYEWTGLSLEEKSAGNQTVVILGLCLLFVYLLLAAQYESYILPLAVMLSIPTGIVGAFLGIKAIGLDNNIYVQVGLIMLIGLLAKNAILIVEFAVQRRKSGLSILDSALEGAKARLRPIIMTSLAFIVGMIPLMISTGGMASGNKSISVSAAIGMLSGVVLGVFVIPVLYMFFQYLDEKFSSKKKYPVIQNQLTNENI, encoded by the coding sequence ATGTTAAAAAAGATAATAGACCGTCCGGTATTGGCAACGGTAATATCCCTTATCATTGTCATTTTGGGGATCATAGGATTAAACCAGCTGGCAGTGACCAGATTCCCGGACATTTCTCCACCTACCATTACGGTTTCAGGCTCTTATCCGGGTGGAAACAGTGAAACGGTGATCCGTTCTGTAGTAACCCCTCTGGAAGAACAGATTAACGGGGTAGAAGACATGAGCTACATGAAATCCACGGCAAGTAATGACGGAACATTTACCATCTCTGTTATATTCAAACAGGGGGTAAATGCAGATCAGGCTGCAGTAAACGTTCAGAACAGAGTACAGCAGGCCACACCGATTTTGCCACAGGAAGTGGTAAGAATGGGGCTTACCACCTCCAAACAGCAGAACAGTATGGTGTTGATTTTCAATATTTATACTGAAGATAATAAACAATATGATGAAACCTTTCTTCAGAACTTTGCCAATATCAACCTTATCCCACAGATTAAAAGGGTAAAAGGAGTAGGGCAGGCACAGATCTTTGGAATTAAGGATTACTCTATGAGGATATGGCTTAATCCGCAGAAGATGGCTTCTTATGGGTTAGAGCCAGCTGATGTTTCCAGTGCCATTGCAGATCACAGTTTAGAATCTGCTCCCGGAAAGCTGGGTGAGGAATCGGATGCAGCTTTGGAATACGTAATCCGGTACAAAGGAAAAAAGAATAAGCCGGAACAATATGAAAATATGGTCGTTAAAAATGACAGAACCAATGTTATCAGGCTTAAAGATGTTGCCAGGGTAGAATTTGGTTCCATCAATAACAGTGGGGATAACCTTTCCAATGGCAAGAACGCGGTTACAGTTGCCATTATGCAGACAACAGGATCCAATGCCAATGAAATTGAAATAGGTGTAAACAAAGCGATTGATCAGTTGTCAAAATCTTTCCCGCCGGGTATCAAATATACCAAAGTTATGAGTACCAAGGAAAGACTGGATGAAGCAACAGGACAGGTTAAATCTACATTGATAGAAGCATTTATCCTTGTATTTATTGTCGTATTTGTCTTTCTACAGGATTTCAGGTCTACTATTATTCCGGCCATTGCCGTTCCGGTTGCTATTATCGGTACATTCTTCTTCCTTCTGGTATTAGGATTTACAATTAATGTATTGACGTTGTTTGCCCTTGTACTGGCGATCGGAATTGTTGTAGATGATGCAATTGTAGTGGTAGAAGCAGTTCACAGTAATATGGAAGGAACAGATCTTTCGGGAAGAGATGCTACCCACAAAGCGATGAGTGAAATTACAGGAGCTGTTATTTCCATTACATTAGTGATGTCAGCCGTATTTATTCCAATTGGATTTATGTCCGGTTCTGCAGGATTATTCTATAAGCAGTTTGCCTATACATTAGCTATTGCAATTATTATTTCTGCGGTAAATGCCCTTACTTTAACACCAGCTTTATGTGCGGTATTTTTGAAAAACCACCATACTGAGGAAGGTGGAAAGGCAAAAGGGTTCGGGCAGAGATTTGCCGTTGCCTTTAATGCAGGCTTCAATAACATGACAGAGCGTTATGCAAAAGGAGTAAGATTCTTAATTGGAAAAAAATGGATCGCAGCAGGATTGGTAGCCGGAATTATAGGACTTTCCGCATGGCTGATGTCCAGCACAACTAAAAGTTTCGTTCCAATGGAAGATGACGGATTCTTCATCTATTCATTGAGCATGCCGCCGGGAACCGGATTGACAAAAACAACGGAAGTATCCAATAAGATCAATGCGATCCTAAAAACGATAGATGCTGTTCAGGAAAATACTTCCATTACAGGGTTTAACCTCCTAAGTAACAGTGCCGGGCCGGCATATGCAATGGGATTTGTGAAATTAAAGCCTAAAAAAGAGAGAGGGGCTGTGCAGGATATTGACGAAATTATGAATATTGTTAACGGAAAACTGTCTGTTATCAAAGAAGGAAGCGTAATGAGTTTCAGAATGCCACCGGTAGAGGGATATGGAGTAACCAATGACGCCGAGATCGTACTTCAGGATCGTATGGGTAGAGACCCTCAGGTCCTAAAAGCTAAAGCTGATGATGTGATCGGACAACTGATGCAGGTGCCTGAAGTAGCTTATGCTTACACCATGTTCAGGGCAGATTATCCGCAGCTGGAGCTTGAAGTGAATGAAGACAAAGCCAAACAGTTAGGAGTAAGTATTTCCAACTTGTTAGGATCGGTTCAGACCTATTTTTCAGGAGACCAATCTCAGAATTTCTCCAGATTCGGGAAATTCTACAGAGTGAATATCAAAGCTGACGGTGTTTTCAGAATGGATGAACAGGCGTTCAATGATATTTTCGTGAAAAATAGTAAAGGTGAAATGGTTCCGGCAAATACTCTAATCACTTTGAAAAAAGTATATGGCCCGGAATCCGTTCAGCGCTATAACCTTTACAATTCCTTGAATATTAACGTGGTACCAAAACCTGGAATAAGTAATGGTGCCCTGATGGATAAAATTGAGCCAACCCTGAATAAACTGCCTTCCGACTACAGCTATGAATGGACCGGATTAAGTTTGGAAGAAAAATCAGCAGGAAACCAAACGGTTGTAATCCTTGGATTGTGTTTACTCTTTGTGTATCTGCTTCTTGCAGCACAATATGAAAGTTATATTCTTCCTTTAGCAGTAATGCTTTCCATCCCAACGGGAATTGTAGGGGCATTCCTGGGCATCAAAGCAATTGGTCTGGATAATAATATCTATGTACAGGTAGGATTAATCATGCTTATCGGCCTATTGGCTAAAAATGCGATCCTTATCGTAGAATTTGCCGTTCAGAGAAGAAAATCAGGACTTTCCATTCTGGATTCTGCACTGGAAGGAGCAAAGGCTAGGTTACGTCCAATTATCATGACCTCATTAGCCTTTATTGTAGGGATGATTCCGTTGATGATTTCTACAGGAGGAATGGCTTCAGGAAACAAATCCATTAGTGTGAGTGCTGCGATAGGAATGTTGAGCGGAGTAGTCTTAGGAGTATTTGTAATTCCTGTTCTGTATATGTTCTTCCAATATCTGGATGAGAAATTTTCATCCAAAAAGAAATATCCTGTAATCCAAAATCAATTGACCAATGAGAATATTTAA
- a CDS encoding siderophore-interacting protein, translating into MKESTRPLVPEANFYLLVGDATALPVICAILEQLPEGVNAKVLMEIFGKEDEILSCSAANVDIEWLHNPAPERGSQLAETAKQFKFPENEQRKYVYVAAEYSTVKELRDYFKADASLDSRALYAVSYWKAGESEDQAGMNKKQSS; encoded by the coding sequence ATGAAAGAAAGTACAAGACCATTGGTTCCTGAAGCAAATTTTTATCTGCTGGTAGGCGATGCCACTGCTTTACCCGTTATCTGTGCTATTTTAGAACAGTTACCTGAAGGAGTAAATGCAAAAGTACTTATGGAAATATTTGGAAAAGAAGATGAAATACTCTCCTGCTCAGCTGCTAATGTAGATATTGAATGGCTTCATAATCCGGCACCGGAAAGAGGAAGCCAGCTTGCAGAAACGGCCAAACAGTTTAAATTTCCGGAAAACGAGCAGAGGAAATATGTGTATGTAGCAGCAGAATATTCTACAGTAAAAGAACTTCGGGATTATTTCAAAGCTGATGCATCTCTTGATTCCCGTGCCCTATATGCCGTGTCTTACTGGAAAGCTGGAGAATCGGAAGATCAGGCCGGGATGAATAAAAAACAATCATCTTAG
- a CDS encoding efflux transporter outer membrane subunit: MRIFKIKNFLISGAMASILVSCAVGKPYARTDLQVPETYKESVQVTGDTVVLPWRTFFKDPKLIGLIDKALSRNNEVNVALKNIEQLDLMYKKAKLSLLPTLDLNAGANRSWASKNTLNGSLNEQFAGTTHIDDFSASLRLTWEVDIWGKAKMQKESAAAEYFAQKENLNAVKSRIIVQVAQAYYNLLSLDEQMKIAEQNIELSSNTLKMMDLQFKAGQINSLAVQQSEAQKKTAELLIPLAKQNISIQENALSILCGEYPAKIERSGDLKAMIPENKLSEGLPAQLLSRRPDLKMAEFNVISLNSKTGLAKAAMYPSISLSPQIGVNSNKFNSWFDIPGSITKAVAANLASPIFQKKELKTAYETALIEQEKAAINFKQAVMTAVGEVSDAMARTQGTSERLQLLEQRTAILDKGIGDALKLYKSGMATYLEVITAQNNKLQNDLEAINVTLERLNAEVDLYRALGGGVQ, encoded by the coding sequence ATGAGAATATTTAAGATAAAGAATTTCCTTATTTCAGGTGCAATGGCTTCTATACTGGTATCTTGCGCCGTGGGAAAGCCCTATGCAAGAACAGATCTTCAGGTGCCGGAAACTTATAAAGAATCCGTGCAGGTAACAGGAGATACCGTGGTACTTCCGTGGAGAACTTTTTTTAAGGATCCTAAATTAATTGGTTTAATAGATAAAGCCTTAAGCAGAAATAATGAAGTGAATGTTGCCCTGAAAAATATAGAGCAGCTTGATCTTATGTATAAAAAGGCTAAGTTATCCCTTCTTCCGACATTAGATCTCAATGCAGGAGCCAATAGAAGCTGGGCATCCAAAAATACACTTAACGGATCGCTCAATGAGCAGTTTGCGGGAACAACACATATAGATGATTTCAGTGCCAGCCTGAGGCTTACATGGGAAGTAGACATCTGGGGAAAAGCAAAGATGCAGAAAGAATCTGCAGCGGCAGAATACTTTGCACAAAAAGAAAACCTGAATGCTGTAAAGAGCAGGATCATTGTTCAGGTGGCTCAGGCTTACTATAACTTGCTCAGTCTTGATGAACAGATGAAAATTGCAGAGCAGAATATTGAATTAAGCAGCAATACCCTTAAAATGATGGATCTTCAGTTCAAGGCAGGGCAGATTAACTCCTTAGCTGTACAGCAATCCGAAGCGCAGAAAAAAACTGCAGAACTTTTGATTCCTCTGGCTAAGCAGAATATATCTATTCAGGAAAATGCATTGAGTATCCTTTGCGGAGAATACCCGGCAAAGATTGAAAGATCAGGAGACCTTAAAGCGATGATTCCTGAGAATAAACTTTCAGAAGGACTTCCTGCACAATTATTAAGCAGAAGGCCGGATCTGAAGATGGCAGAGTTCAATGTGATAAGCCTGAATTCAAAAACAGGCCTTGCGAAGGCTGCAATGTATCCAAGTATCAGCTTGAGCCCGCAGATTGGAGTCAATTCTAACAAATTCAACTCATGGTTCGATATTCCGGGGTCCATTACAAAAGCGGTGGCAGCTAATTTAGCGTCCCCTATTTTTCAGAAAAAAGAGTTGAAAACCGCCTATGAAACCGCCCTAATTGAACAGGAAAAAGCGGCTATTAATTTTAAACAGGCTGTAATGACAGCTGTAGGAGAAGTTTCTGATGCTATGGCAAGAACGCAGGGAACTTCAGAAAGATTGCAGCTTTTGGAACAGAGAACAGCTATCTTAGACAAAGGAATCGGTGATGCCCTGAAGCTATATAAAAGCGGAATGGCAACTTATCTTGAAGTGATTACAGCTCAGAACAATAAACTGCAGAATGATCTGGAAGCCATTAATGTAACATTAGAAAGGTTAAATGCTGAGGTAGATCTTTACCGTGCTTTGGGTGGTGGAGTACAGTAA
- a CDS encoding DUF4840 domain-containing protein — protein MKKFTVSQFLTAILIVLTGVTLYSCSVDGPEIRPVTLEDVNGNYKGRLITIQGDSKTEKIKNFKAQKDTIMFSEFPVDEIVKTVIKDPLKAEAAIKAIGKVKYEIKYTASLNAASNVVELSLAPKPLEVLIPVEGGTKKAEVGMVAKQKGFYVGMDGSLRFALTAEKITVDGTVLAPYETINYNFPFCVKY, from the coding sequence ATGAAAAAATTTACAGTATCTCAATTTTTAACAGCTATTTTAATTGTACTAACAGGAGTTACTTTATACTCCTGCAGTGTAGATGGTCCGGAAATAAGACCGGTAACACTGGAAGATGTGAATGGAAACTATAAAGGGCGGCTCATTACCATACAAGGAGATAGCAAAACAGAAAAAATAAAAAATTTTAAAGCCCAAAAAGATACGATCATGTTTTCAGAATTTCCGGTGGATGAAATTGTGAAAACAGTAATAAAAGACCCGTTAAAAGCGGAAGCAGCCATTAAAGCTATAGGAAAGGTGAAGTATGAAATTAAATATACTGCTTCTTTAAATGCTGCCAGCAATGTAGTAGAACTATCTTTAGCTCCTAAACCATTGGAAGTACTGATTCCTGTAGAAGGTGGAACTAAAAAAGCAGAGGTAGGAATGGTTGCTAAACAGAAAGGGTTTTATGTAGGGATGGATGGCTCATTGCGATTTGCTTTGACTGCAGAGAAAATTACCGTAGACGGTACAGTACTTGCCCCTTATGAAACGATTAATTATAATTTTCCGTTCTGTGTAAAATATTAA
- a CDS encoding siderophore-interacting protein: protein MNSTETKKIRSVFHVKHKEYISPHFIRVIFDINDNQAEMLSNVKSGSNNKIFIPTDETDIKETVRTYTNRKIDLENRELSIDFVAHGDNGPASAWALKVQKGDF, encoded by the coding sequence ATGAACTCAACCGAAACAAAAAAAATACGTTCAGTGTTTCATGTGAAACATAAAGAATATATCAGCCCCCATTTTATCAGGGTTATTTTCGATATTAATGATAACCAGGCAGAAATGCTGTCCAATGTAAAATCAGGTTCAAATAACAAGATATTTATCCCTACAGATGAGACAGATATAAAAGAAACCGTAAGAACCTATACCAACAGAAAAATTGATCTCGAAAACAGGGAACTGAGCATTGATTTCGTAGCACATGGAGATAATGGTCCCGCATCCGCATGGGCATTAAAGGTACAGAAAGGTGATTTTTAA
- a CDS encoding YifB family Mg chelatase-like AAA ATPase, which translates to MLIKIYGSAIHGVAAQTITIEVNVDTGGVGYHLVGLPDNAIKESSYRISAALKNVGYKIPGKKITINMAPADLRKEGSAYDLSIAIGILAASDQILADEIQNYIIMGELSLDGSLQPIKGVLPIAIQAREEGFTGIILPIQNAREAAIVNDLDVYGVENIKQVIDFFNEGKPIEKVILDTRKEFHEKINDFPFDFSEVKGQETAKRAMEVAAAGGHNIILIGPPGSGKTMLAKRVPSILPPLTLKEALETTKIHSVAGKMGTESSLMTVRPFRSPHHTISDVALVGGGSYPQPGEISLAHNGVLFLDEMPEFKRTVLEVMRQPLEDREVTISRARFTVNYPASFMLVASMNPSPSGFFPDDPNNTSSVSEMQRYMNKLSGPLLDRIDIHIEVQKVEFEQLSEKRKGEKSKDIRERVLRAREIQNERYKDLNISSNAQIGPREIDAFCELDETSFNLIKLAMEKLNLSARAYDRILKVARTIADLEASENICSHHISEAIQYRSLDREFWNA; encoded by the coding sequence ATGCTGATTAAAATTTATGGAAGTGCCATTCATGGCGTTGCAGCCCAGACGATAACTATTGAAGTAAATGTAGACACCGGCGGAGTAGGATATCATTTAGTAGGACTTCCTGACAATGCTATCAAGGAAAGCAGTTACAGGATTTCTGCTGCTCTGAAAAATGTAGGATATAAAATCCCAGGAAAGAAAATTACCATCAATATGGCGCCTGCAGATCTCAGAAAAGAAGGGTCCGCTTATGATTTGAGTATAGCGATTGGAATATTAGCTGCTTCAGATCAGATTCTGGCAGACGAAATCCAAAACTATATCATTATGGGTGAACTTTCATTGGATGGCAGTCTTCAGCCTATCAAAGGAGTATTACCCATTGCGATCCAGGCTAGGGAAGAAGGCTTTACAGGAATTATTCTACCTATCCAGAATGCAAGGGAAGCAGCTATTGTTAACGACCTTGATGTATACGGAGTAGAAAATATAAAGCAGGTTATTGATTTTTTTAATGAAGGAAAACCTATTGAAAAGGTAATTCTGGATACCAGAAAAGAATTTCATGAAAAAATTAATGATTTTCCGTTTGACTTCTCAGAAGTTAAAGGGCAGGAAACGGCTAAAAGAGCTATGGAAGTAGCAGCTGCAGGCGGCCATAATATTATTCTCATAGGCCCTCCCGGAAGCGGAAAAACCATGCTGGCCAAAAGAGTACCAAGTATTTTACCTCCATTAACCCTGAAAGAAGCGCTGGAAACAACAAAAATACATTCTGTAGCAGGAAAAATGGGTACAGAATCTTCATTAATGACTGTGCGGCCCTTCAGATCCCCACATCATACTATCTCAGATGTAGCACTTGTTGGTGGGGGAAGTTACCCTCAGCCGGGAGAAATCTCACTGGCCCATAATGGCGTTTTATTTCTGGATGAAATGCCGGAATTCAAAAGAACAGTACTGGAGGTAATGAGGCAGCCTTTGGAAGATCGTGAAGTGACAATTTCAAGAGCCCGGTTTACCGTTAATTATCCTGCAAGTTTTATGCTGGTAGCTTCTATGAATCCAAGCCCGAGCGGTTTTTTTCCTGATGATCCTAATAATACCTCTTCTGTTTCTGAAATGCAAAGGTATATGAATAAGCTTTCCGGGCCGCTTTTAGATAGGATTGATATTCATATTGAAGTGCAGAAAGTAGAATTTGAGCAGCTTTCAGAAAAAAGAAAAGGTGAAAAAAGTAAAGACATCCGGGAACGGGTTCTGAGAGCAAGAGAGATTCAGAATGAACGCTATAAAGACCTTAATATCAGTAGTAATGCTCAGATCGGTCCCAGGGAGATTGATGCATTCTGCGAATTGGATGAAACCTCTTTTAATCTTATTAAGCTGGCTATGGAAAAACTTAACCTTTCTGCCAGAGCATATGACAGAATTCTGAAAGTTGCCCGGACCATTGCGGATCTTGAGGCGTCTGAAAACATCTGTTCCCATCATATTTCTGAAGCCATACAATACAGAAGTTTAGACAGAGAATTCTGGAATGCTTAG
- a CDS encoding porin family protein yields MNNEWLNNLRSRMENHEEEVPEGLWDDIRDKLFSEEEDNKLITGFIPAIDAENKEQKVGETNVGGKFWPYRIGGIAAAAVLIFMIMKIVPEENQNTLSESISGPNKSNKRTDTDLPLNNAEREESKEIWKKSKADISLARNDFNTMYHSVKNMKQAKFERAGGKESENNGNIQEVIPTAKLEQSILVPEENKINELPLANNNVKNKDVENEINRVVKELPGKYADNTKGRNIKPVSEKKWMLSMLTGNASSNSAEQQFHGYASVSGKPLSFEQVWTASEYVEDPLTQILLANQNKPVEARIRHKVPVTFGLSVYYNLGKRWGIGTGLNYTKLASELHSGSSDNYIKGEQKVHYIGIPVQVNYNIIQKGRFTGYVTGGALVEKSVSGSITTSYVVNDEVKETSEEKLDHKPLSFSVNTAVGLQMKVVNRLGIYAEPGIGYHFKDENSPNTIYKEKPLHFNVKFGIRLLID; encoded by the coding sequence ATGAATAACGAGTGGCTCAATAACCTGCGCAGCAGAATGGAGAACCATGAAGAAGAGGTTCCGGAGGGATTGTGGGATGACATCAGAGATAAACTGTTCTCAGAAGAAGAGGATAATAAGTTGATAACAGGTTTTATTCCTGCAATTGATGCTGAAAATAAAGAACAAAAGGTAGGGGAAACAAATGTTGGAGGTAAATTCTGGCCGTATCGTATTGGGGGTATTGCTGCTGCAGCTGTTTTAATCTTTATGATAATGAAAATAGTACCTGAAGAAAATCAGAATACACTTTCAGAGAGCATATCAGGTCCTAATAAAAGTAATAAAAGAACAGATACAGATCTGCCTTTGAACAATGCAGAACGGGAAGAGAGTAAGGAGATTTGGAAAAAATCAAAGGCCGATATTTCTTTAGCTAGGAATGATTTTAATACAATGTATCATTCTGTTAAAAATATGAAACAGGCAAAGTTTGAAAGGGCAGGAGGAAAAGAATCAGAAAATAACGGAAACATTCAGGAAGTTATACCAACAGCTAAATTAGAGCAAAGCATCTTAGTTCCTGAAGAGAATAAGATTAATGAACTGCCTTTAGCTAATAACAATGTAAAGAATAAAGATGTTGAAAATGAGATAAATAGAGTGGTAAAAGAACTGCCTGGAAAATATGCAGATAATACCAAAGGCAGGAATATAAAGCCAGTATCTGAAAAAAAATGGATGCTAAGTATGCTTACAGGAAATGCATCATCCAATTCTGCTGAGCAGCAGTTTCATGGTTATGCCTCTGTAAGCGGGAAACCACTGAGCTTTGAGCAGGTATGGACAGCGTCTGAATATGTAGAAGATCCTTTGACACAAATACTGCTGGCCAACCAAAACAAGCCTGTAGAAGCAAGAATCAGGCATAAAGTTCCGGTAACATTCGGACTGTCTGTGTATTATAATTTAGGTAAAAGATGGGGGATAGGAACGGGGTTGAATTATACCAAGCTGGCTTCCGAGCTTCATTCCGGAAGCAGTGATAATTATATTAAAGGAGAACAGAAAGTTCACTATATCGGAATTCCTGTTCAGGTTAACTATAATATCATTCAGAAAGGGAGATTTACAGGATATGTTACAGGAGGAGCACTGGTAGAAAAATCTGTATCAGGAAGTATTACAACAAGTTATGTAGTAAATGATGAGGTAAAAGAAACTTCGGAGGAAAAATTGGATCATAAACCGCTTTCATTTTCAGTGAATACAGCAGTTGGGCTACAGATGAAGGTAGTAAACAGGTTGGGTATTTATGCAGAACCCGGGATAGGCTATCATTTTAAAGATGAAAACTCTCCCAATACCATTTATAAGGAAAAACCCCTGCATTTTAATGTGAAATTCGGGATCAGATTGTTGATTGATTAA
- a CDS encoding RNA polymerase sigma factor yields the protein MGESKEQILVSRLLQKEEAAWKELFGAYSGNLSYVCSRYINEKEDVHDVLQNSFIKMFRSIESFEYRGDGSLRAWITRITVNESLKHIRRKGDFRSSVEVDDLPDLPNEEEPDFEEIPKDDIMRLIQSLPDGYRTVFNLYVFEKKSHKEIALLLGIAENSSASQFHRAKGLLVQKIKEFKMSKKAQYE from the coding sequence ATGGGAGAAAGTAAAGAACAGATTTTGGTAAGCCGCCTTCTGCAGAAGGAGGAAGCCGCCTGGAAGGAGCTTTTTGGGGCTTATTCAGGAAATCTGTCCTATGTATGTTCCCGGTATATCAATGAAAAAGAAGATGTGCATGATGTACTTCAGAATAGTTTTATTAAGATGTTCCGTTCCATAGAATCATTTGAATATAGAGGAGATGGCTCTCTGAGAGCATGGATTACCCGTATTACAGTGAATGAATCGCTGAAGCATATCAGGCGGAAAGGAGACTTTAGATCTTCTGTTGAGGTAGATGATCTTCCTGATCTCCCCAATGAAGAAGAACCTGATTTTGAGGAAATTCCGAAAGACGATATTATGAGATTGATCCAGTCTCTTCCGGACGGATACAGGACTGTTTTCAACCTCTATGTATTTGAAAAGAAAAGTCATAAGGAAATTGCATTGCTGCTGGGAATTGCAGAAAATTCTTCAGCATCACAGTTCCACCGTGCAAAAGGACTGCTGGTTCAGAAAATAAAGGAATTTAAAATGTCAAAAAAAGCACAATATGAATAA